A single region of the Nilaparvata lugens isolate BPH unplaced genomic scaffold, ASM1435652v1 scaffold8138, whole genome shotgun sequence genome encodes:
- the LOC120349058 gene encoding 40S ribosomal protein S14a-like — MAPRKGKQQQEQPQVSLGPQVREGEIVFGVAHIFASFNDTFVHVTDLSGRETIARVTGGMKVKADRDEASPYAAMLAAQVYRIFFTCLHLHA; from the exons ATGGCCCCAAGAAAGGGAAAACAGCAGCAGGAGCAGCCTCAAGTATCTCTTGGACCTCAGGTTCGAGAGGGAGAAATTGTGTTTGGAGTGGCACACATTTTCGCTAGTTTCAATGATACCTTCGTCCATGTCACAGATTTGTCAGGAAG GGAAACCATTGCGCGTGTTACTGGTGGAATGAAAGTGAAAGCAGATCGTGATGAAGCTTCGCCATACGCTGCTATGTTGGCTGCTCAGgtatatagaatattttttacaTGTTTACATTTGCATGCATGA